The following coding sequences lie in one Lolium perenne isolate Kyuss_39 chromosome 2, Kyuss_2.0, whole genome shotgun sequence genomic window:
- the LOC127329375 gene encoding uncharacterized protein, with the protein MVKLACALYFPRSEVYYVVIEKMNFKVTYTLRAKRVERWIRAVKRDFLDPAEIKVEGLDCEFTDPREGRANQRAAVLQLSVAQETNLVFHIVHADEVPQLLIDFLADKHIRFCGAAIHNDVNMLHTYRIIGIPSAINLQQILRNPVPNKQTPTLYDFANHYIGTGLEQKNKFNKKNKPPKTAKELAEEEALIFGWGDFPLSHKQLQYATLDARLGFELGRRHFRALGYNSQLDRLELNIYE; encoded by the exons ATGGTGAAGCTCGCGTGCGCCCTCTACTTCCCTCGATCTGAAGTCTACTATGTTGTCATCGAGAAGATGAATTTCAAGGTCACGTACACCCTCCGGGCGAAGAGGGTGGAGAGGTGGATCCGCGCCGTCAAGAGAGATTTCCTCGACCCCGCGGAAATCAAG GTCGAGGGCTTGGACTGCGAGTTCACCGACCCTCGCGAGGGTAGAGCTAATCAACGCGCCGCCGTCCTTCAACTCTCCGTCGCGCAAGAGACTAATTTGGTCTTCCATATTGTTCATGCCGATGAAGTGCCACAACTTCTCATCGATTTCCTTGCGGACAAGCACATCAGATTCTGTGGCGCTGCAATCCACAATGATGTGAATATGTTGCATACCTACCGAATTATTGGTATTCCGTCTGCGATCAACCTCCAGCAGATCCTCCGGAACCCCGTCCCAAATAAGCAGACTCCGACTTTGTATGATTTTGCAAATCATTATATTGGGACGGGTCTCGAGCAGAAGAATAAGTTTAATAAGAAGAATAAGCCGCCGAAGACCGCCAAGGAATTAGCAGAAGAAGAGGCACTGATTTTTGGATGGGGCGATTTTCCCTTGAGCCATAAGCAACTGCAGTATGCCACTCTCGATGCTCGCCTCGGTTTCGAGCTAGGTAGGAGGCATTTCCGGGCACTTGGCTACAATAGCCAGTTGGATCGCCTCGAACTTAATATTTATGAATAG